Genomic segment of Umezawaea sp. Da 62-37:
GCGCGCGCTGGGCCTGCGGGTCGTACGTGCGCAGGGTCGCGCCTCGGAACCAGTTGTGCTTACCCGGCTGGGGACCGTCGGCGGCATCGATGCTTTGCAAGGCCTCGAGGAACCCGGCCAGGTCGAGGGCGAAGCGGACGGGGTCGGAAATGCCCGCGCTCGCGGGTTCGCCGGGGAGCCACCGGTAGATCGACCACGGGAAGGGGTAGTCCACGCCGGGGTGCCCTTTCACCAGCGGGACGGGGATGGGGAGCGGCAGTCGGGGCGCGAGAACGGGAAGCCACCGCTGTTCCTTCTCGACCGCCAAGGCGTACTCGGACGCACTCGGTAGACGCGCCACCATTCCGTCGCCGACGTGGAAGGTGATGTTGTCCCAGCCGCTCTTGGCCACCGGCCGAACAGGGAGATCGGCCCACCGCGGGAACTGGTCGGCGATCAACCGGCGCACCTGCTCCACGTCGACGGTGACGCGCTGGGGTGGCGGACCGAGATCCGGTGTGCTGCTCAACGCGGCATCCTTGCTGAATTGGGAAAGTTGAAGGGTTGGATCCGAACGGTAGTTCGGGTCTTGCGGCAATCAACGACCGTCGATCCACACGAAAGGAAGACCAGCTGCACACACGAGGATTCCCCTGGTCTTCCAGTGCAGCCCGATCCTGGCGTCGTGATCGTCCTCGGGGAAATCCGGCCACGTGAGCACCGGCAGCGTCGGCAGGCCCAGCAGCGGGGCGATGCACTCGTTGGCCTCGTCCATCCAGGTGGTGGCCCAGACGAGGCGGCAACCGAGCGCCAGCAGTCGTGGCCCGAGCGCCGGGTTGACCCGAGCGAGCAACGGGTAGTGCCGACAGCGTAACCAAACGCTCGCACGCAATGCGTCGGCCAATCACACCACGAACACGCTCATGCCGTTGAGGGCGCCAGAGAGGCCGAACGCCAGCGGATTCACCTGGCGAGAAGCTGATGCACGTACCACCGCAGCAGGCGTCGCTCGCGCGGCAGGTCGAACCGGTCCGGTTCGATGACCGCGCACAGGTGCAAACCGTTGATCATCGCCAGCACGTAGGCAGCGTGGTCATCAATGTCCTGCTCGGCCACGTGTCCCTGCGCGGACAGGACCGACAGCCACCGGTGTACGGCGACCGTTGATGCCTCGTGCGCACCGCGCAGGACGTTCTTGAGCGCCGGAGCGGCATCCGGTGCCAACGCGGTGCAGTAGAGGTCGAACCAGCCGCCCCGCAACGACGACTCCTGGGCGGGGAGCGGAAGGAACTGCTCGAGGCAGTCGTAGAGGCGCACCGCCGGGTCTTCGGTGTCGTCCTCGATCGCCAGGTCGTTGAGCACCGAGGTGACCAGTTCGGTCGTCACCGCGTGGTGGAGGTCGACCTGCGAAGGGAAGTAGTGCCGCAGCGTGGTCGCGCCGACACCGGCCTCGCGGGCGACTCCGCGAACGCTCAGTGCGCCGTAGCCGCTCTTGTTCGCCAGGCGGAGTGCGGCTTGGACCAGCTCTTCCCGCGTCGACATGACACCGAGTGTACCGGCACAGATCCATCAATCGTACCGGTACAATTGACGCGATTCGTGCTAGTACATATCGTCTGATCGTACTAACCGAGTCGAGGGAGACCGCTATGGCAGAGCCGCTGATGACGTCGCCGACGGCGCGTCTCATCCGCCCTGGGTGGCCGGAGGTGCTGGCAGCCGGTGTCACCTACGCGCTGATCTACCTGGTCGCGCCGCCTTTGGTCGACCGGTTCGCGAGCGGTTCCACAACGGTGTCGGGGCTGGCCTACGCCGCTCTGTCCGGCGCGATGGGCCTGCTGGCGTTCGCCGCCGCGTTCGTGATCCGGATCCGCGCGTGGCCGGCCTTCGGGATCCGCGGCCCGGCCGTGCGCTGGTGGTTCATCGCTGGAGGACTGGGCTTGGGCGCGGTGGTGCTCGCCCAGGTCGCGTCCACGGCCGTGATCGCCCTGTTGGGCGATCGGGTCACCGATGTTCAGGAGGAGTACCGCGACGCCGCCTCCGCGGGACCGATCGCGCTGATCCTGCAACTGCTGTTCCTCGCCGTGCTCACACCGGTGGGCGAGGAGTTCGCCTTCCGCGGTGTCCTGACCAACGCGCTGTCGAGGTACGGCGCCTGGACGGCCGCCGTGCTCAGCACGCTCGTCTTCGCGGCGGTTCACGGGCTCAACATGTCGCTGGTGCCCGCAGTCATCGTCGGGAGCATCAACGCATTCCTGTTCCTGCGCACGAAGTCGGTGTGGCCCGGCGTGCTCGTCCATGTCATCAACAACGGGCTCAGCACCGTTCTCGT
This window contains:
- a CDS encoding aminoglycoside phosphotransferase family protein, yielding MSSTPDLGPPPQRVTVDVEQVRRLIADQFPRWADLPVRPVAKSGWDNITFHVGDGMVARLPSASEYALAVEKEQRWLPVLAPRLPLPIPVPLVKGHPGVDYPFPWSIYRWLPGEPASAGISDPVRFALDLAGFLEALQSIDAADGPQPGKHNWFRGATLRTYDPQAQRALTTLEGHIDVDAAREIWKTALDTPWDGVDVWFHGDIAPGNLLLDSGELAAVIDFGTCGVGDPSCDMAIAWTLLTADGRQAFRERLSVDEATWARGRGWALWKTLAACAQTVNRADEEAENARRVLDEIFSEYSAGRRRA
- a CDS encoding TetR/AcrR family transcriptional regulator — encoded protein: MSTREELVQAALRLANKSGYGALSVRGVAREAGVGATTLRHYFPSQVDLHHAVTTELVTSVLNDLAIEDDTEDPAVRLYDCLEQFLPLPAQESSLRGGWFDLYCTALAPDAAPALKNVLRGAHEASTVAVHRWLSVLSAQGHVAEQDIDDHAAYVLAMINGLHLCAVIEPDRFDLPRERRLLRWYVHQLLAR
- a CDS encoding type II CAAX endopeptidase family protein; amino-acid sequence: MAEPLMTSPTARLIRPGWPEVLAAGVTYALIYLVAPPLVDRFASGSTTVSGLAYAALSGAMGLLAFAAAFVIRIRAWPAFGIRGPAVRWWFIAGGLGLGAVVLAQVASTAVIALLGDRVTDVQEEYRDAASAGPIALILQLLFLAVLTPVGEEFAFRGVLTNALSRYGAWTAAVLSTLVFAAVHGLNMSLVPAVIVGSINAFLFLRTKSVWPGVLVHVINNGLSTVLVVLVS